The following proteins are encoded in a genomic region of Deinococcota bacterium:
- a CDS encoding Uma2 family endonuclease yields MYASSALDRISVGDYLAGERDADIRHEYVHGYVYAMAGSSPTHNIIAGNIARAFGNALADRPCVVYMSDMKVRAEDVFYYPDVMVVCDNDLTSYYQEKPCVIVEVLSESTARKDLHEKRFVYQSIRGLELYLLVDSQTRQIHGFYRSPEGWQECVFHTGEEIPVPCVDAALTHAQIYAKTELGI; encoded by the coding sequence ATGTACGCTTCCAGTGCGCTCGACCGCATCAGCGTGGGCGACTATCTTGCGGGCGAAAGGGACGCCGACATTCGCCACGAGTATGTGCATGGCTATGTTTATGCCATGGCGGGCTCGAGCCCTACACATAACATCATCGCCGGGAACATCGCTCGAGCGTTCGGCAACGCTTTGGCCGATCGTCCCTGCGTGGTCTACATGAGCGACATGAAGGTGCGCGCCGAGGACGTGTTTTACTACCCGGACGTCATGGTGGTCTGCGACAATGACCTGACGAGCTACTATCAGGAAAAGCCCTGCGTCATCGTCGAGGTCTTGAGCGAATCCACCGCGCGAAAAGACCTGCACGAAAAGCGCTTCGTCTACCAGAGCATTCGCGGCCTGGAGCTGTATCTGCTGGTGGACAGCCAGACCCGACAGATTCATGGCTTCTACCGCAGCCCGGAGGGTTGGCAAGAATGTGTGTTTCACACTGGAGAGGAGATTCCAGTTCCTTGTGTAGACGCCGCGTTGACCCACGCGCAGATATACGCCAAGACGGAACTCGGCATCTAG